One Mycoplasmoides pneumoniae FH genomic region harbors:
- the rpsK gene encoding 30S ribosomal protein S11, with protein sequence MAKKKKINVSSGIIHVSCSPNNTIVSASDPGGNVLCWASSGTMGFKGSRKKTPYSAGIAADKVAKTVKEMGMATVKLFVKGTGRGKDTAIRSFANAGLSITEINEKTPIPHNGCKPPKRPR encoded by the coding sequence ATGGCTAAGAAGAAAAAGATTAATGTATCTAGTGGAATTATCCACGTATCCTGTTCCCCAAATAACACAATTGTATCCGCTAGTGATCCGGGGGGCAACGTGTTGTGCTGAGCTAGCAGTGGTACCATGGGCTTTAAGGGATCGCGCAAAAAGACCCCGTACTCAGCCGGCATAGCAGCCGATAAGGTGGCCAAAACCGTCAAGGAAATGGGGATGGCGACCGTTAAGCTCTTTGTCAAGGGTACAGGTCGGGGTAAGGATACCGCCATTCGCAGCTTTGCTAATGCGGGACTTTCTATTACTGAAATTAACGAAAAGACCCCGATTCCCCACAACGGTTGCAAACCACCAAAACGACCACGCTAA
- the rpmJ gene encoding 50S ribosomal protein L36 has translation MKVRASVKPICKDCKIIKRHQIVRVICKTQKHKQRQG, from the coding sequence ATGAAAGTTAGAGCGAGCGTAAAGCCAATTTGCAAAGATTGCAAGATCATTAAGCGCCACCAAATTGTGCGCGTTATTTGCAAAACTCAAAAACATAAACAACGACAAGGATAA
- the map gene encoding type I methionyl aminopeptidase produces the protein MVYLKSAREVEQIRQACKIFQEAKAYFTIERLLGKSLTAIDQALKQFIESKGATCAFHKYQNFPGFNCLSLNETVIHGIADNRVFGVKDKLTLDIGINLNGYICDAAFTVLGPKAPEPMQTLLEVTEACFTAVVEPQLRPNNPTGNVSHAIQTYFESKGYYLLKQFGGHGCGIKVHEEPLILNYGKPDTGTKLEPGMVLCIEPMVMTDSDAMVMHNNSWNVLTPKSRYNCHVEQMYVITTSGFECLTN, from the coding sequence ATGGTTTATTTAAAGTCTGCGCGTGAGGTCGAACAGATCCGCCAAGCATGTAAGATTTTCCAAGAAGCAAAGGCATATTTTACAATTGAAAGGCTACTTGGCAAATCTTTAACAGCAATTGATCAAGCGTTAAAGCAGTTTATTGAGAGCAAAGGTGCAACTTGTGCCTTTCATAAATACCAAAATTTCCCGGGATTTAACTGCCTTTCGTTAAACGAAACGGTAATCCATGGCATAGCGGACAACCGTGTTTTTGGTGTTAAGGATAAACTGACGTTGGATATTGGCATTAACCTTAACGGTTATATTTGCGATGCAGCTTTTACGGTTTTGGGCCCCAAGGCTCCAGAGCCCATGCAAACGCTGTTAGAGGTAACGGAAGCTTGTTTTACTGCTGTGGTGGAGCCTCAACTGCGCCCCAATAACCCCACTGGTAATGTTTCCCATGCCATCCAAACCTACTTTGAATCTAAGGGTTATTACCTTTTAAAACAGTTTGGTGGTCATGGTTGTGGGATTAAGGTGCACGAAGAACCGCTGATTTTGAACTATGGTAAGCCTGATACAGGTACTAAGTTAGAACCAGGGATGGTCTTGTGCATTGAGCCCATGGTAATGACTGACAGTGATGCAATGGTAATGCATAACAACAGCTGGAATGTATTAACCCCTAAAAGCCGTTACAATTGTCATGTAGAACAGATGTATGTGATCACCACAAGTGGATTTGAATGTTTAACTAATTAA
- a CDS encoding energy-coupling factor transporter transmembrane component T — translation MDSFFINGYVPRDTFIHRLHPTTKLLIFLLFVILVFVPIGFVFQSVIFVFATVIFFVAKLPGRFYLSSIKSISLLFLLLLFVNWFTFRDPGFYITADQVNTVKPHFNGNNFNFWNISLFNYQDNVFSQVFNFNRANMTELNKINFFFKETANANAYTKVTGIDKLAEMLASKNLFKFNGSTNGIDKNKILGAFLDHKIAVYLGRSWGGDFSGFVIDVSVSDKTSTFTIKPFLANSNYVLTLRAIILAFYVTQKILIMIILATVLTSTSSSVELAYGIERLLWPLKLLRVPVNVFAMTIAIAIRFVPSLLLESQRILNAQASRGLDFKNGNFFVKMRSLSSLVVPMISIAFRNAGELASAMEARGYDPTKKRTTYRKFKIDWVDATALILTALYFVVIIFLTVKGAVFLDLGTPEWLLTGKIKEQVERSLSVKSA, via the coding sequence ATGGATAGTTTTTTTATTAATGGTTATGTACCACGAGATACCTTTATCCACCGGCTCCACCCGACAACGAAACTGTTAATCTTTTTGCTGTTCGTGATCCTGGTGTTTGTACCCATTGGCTTTGTTTTTCAAAGTGTGATCTTTGTCTTTGCCACAGTTATTTTCTTTGTAGCCAAACTACCCGGACGGTTTTACCTCTCCTCGATTAAGTCAATCTCACTGTTATTCTTACTACTGTTATTTGTCAACTGGTTTACCTTCCGTGACCCCGGGTTCTACATTACCGCTGATCAGGTTAATACAGTAAAACCACACTTTAACGGTAATAACTTTAACTTCTGAAACATCTCCCTGTTTAACTATCAGGACAATGTGTTTTCGCAAGTGTTTAACTTTAACCGTGCCAACATGACAGAGTTAAACAAGATTAACTTCTTCTTTAAGGAAACAGCTAATGCTAATGCATACACCAAGGTAACGGGGATTGATAAATTGGCAGAAATGTTGGCTTCAAAGAATCTCTTTAAGTTCAACGGTTCTACCAATGGCATTGATAAAAACAAGATTCTTGGTGCCTTTCTAGATCATAAGATTGCCGTTTACCTCGGTCGTAGTTGGGGTGGTGACTTTAGTGGTTTTGTGATTGACGTAAGTGTAAGTGATAAAACATCTACCTTCACGATTAAACCCTTTTTAGCTAACTCGAACTATGTGTTGACACTGCGTGCCATTATTCTAGCCTTTTACGTTACCCAAAAGATCTTGATCATGATCATTTTGGCAACAGTGTTAACTTCCACTTCAAGCTCGGTTGAGTTGGCATACGGAATTGAACGCTTGCTGTGACCGTTGAAGCTGTTACGGGTTCCAGTCAATGTGTTTGCGATGACAATTGCAATTGCAATTCGCTTTGTCCCTTCTTTATTGTTGGAATCACAACGGATTTTAAATGCCCAAGCATCACGCGGTTTGGACTTTAAGAACGGCAATTTCTTTGTCAAAATGCGTTCATTGTCTTCCTTGGTTGTACCGATGATTTCGATTGCATTCCGCAATGCTGGGGAGTTGGCGAGTGCCATGGAAGCACGTGGTTATGATCCAACTAAGAAACGTACTACCTACCGCAAGTTTAAGATTGATTGGGTTGATGCCACAGCTTTAATTCTCACCGCTCTTTACTTTGTGGTGATTATTTTCTTAACCGTTAAGGGTGCAGTGTTCCTAGATTTAGGGACACCTGAGTGGTTGCTAACCGGCAAGATTAAAGAGCAGGTAGAGCGCTCATTATCAGTTAAAAGTGCCTAG
- the rpsM gene encoding 30S ribosomal protein S13, producing the protein MARILGIDIPNQKRIEIALTYIFGIGLSRSQAILKQANINPDKRVKDLTEEEFVAIRNVASAYKIEGDLRREIALNIKHLSEIGAWRGLRHRKNLPVRGQRTRTNARTRKGPRKTVANKKIESK; encoded by the coding sequence ATGGCACGGATTTTAGGTATTGACATTCCCAACCAGAAACGCATAGAAATTGCGTTAACCTATATTTTTGGTATAGGGCTTTCGCGCTCCCAAGCCATCTTAAAGCAAGCGAACATTAACCCCGATAAACGGGTCAAAGACTTAACCGAAGAGGAGTTTGTTGCCATTAGGAATGTAGCTAGTGCTTACAAGATTGAGGGTGATTTGCGTCGTGAAATTGCACTCAACATTAAGCATTTGAGTGAAATTGGAGCATGAAGGGGCTTGCGCCACCGCAAGAACTTACCAGTGCGCGGACAACGTACCCGTACCAATGCCCGCACCAGAAAGGGTCCACGTAAGACCGTGGCTAACAAGAAGATTGAAAGCAAGTAA
- the truA gene encoding tRNA pseudouridine(38-40) synthase TruA, producing the protein MPRYLAIVAYNGAPFRGWAKQPGYHTVQGQIEQNLALIYQTPINIYGSGRTDKGVHAINQTFHVDLPDKLPLKQLIAKLNQLNYPDIFVKALVPVAPRFHARFAVKTKVYEYLINTRAFNPAQYHTVWQYNHPLDLAQLEADTTLFLGRKDFWSFSTASQKDTQRTISKIIVQQDHTGTVKLTFFGNGFLRNQIRMMVASLVALNNRTLMRETVQQLFDQPQKGGCKVKAPACGLYLKTVLYE; encoded by the coding sequence GTGCCTAGGTACTTAGCGATTGTCGCTTACAATGGTGCTCCCTTTCGTGGTTGAGCCAAACAACCGGGTTACCACACCGTTCAGGGTCAAATAGAACAAAACCTAGCCTTAATTTACCAAACACCAATTAATATTTATGGTTCGGGTCGGACTGATAAGGGAGTGCATGCCATTAACCAAACCTTTCACGTTGATCTACCTGATAAGTTACCACTCAAACAGTTAATTGCCAAACTAAACCAATTAAACTACCCTGACATTTTTGTAAAGGCCTTAGTTCCAGTAGCACCGCGATTTCACGCGCGGTTTGCAGTAAAAACTAAGGTTTATGAATACCTTATTAACACCCGAGCTTTTAACCCAGCACAGTACCACACCGTGTGACAGTACAACCACCCATTGGATTTAGCACAACTTGAAGCGGATACCACGCTCTTTTTAGGCAGGAAGGATTTTTGGAGTTTTAGCACCGCTAGCCAAAAGGACACGCAGCGCACAATTAGTAAAATTATCGTGCAACAAGATCACACTGGTACGGTTAAACTGACCTTTTTTGGCAACGGTTTTTTAAGAAACCAGATTCGAATGATGGTAGCTTCTCTAGTGGCCTTAAACAATCGAACCCTGATGCGAGAAACAGTTCAACAGCTGTTTGATCAACCACAAAAGGGTGGGTGTAAGGTTAAAGCCCCCGCTTGTGGTCTTTATTTAAAAACTGTCTTATATGAATAA
- a CDS encoding energy-coupling factor transporter ATPase translates to MLNTNKQAAASFQGVYFSYSELPLIRNLSFDVFEGEYVCIVGHNGSGKSTISKLLTGLLKPQAGTIKIFGKTISSENVTYLRNHIGIIFQNPDNQFIGITVEDDIAFGLENRRYTREKMKSIIEDVAQQAGITELLQKEPHNLSGGQKQRVAIASVLALNPAIIIFDESTSMLDPKAKRTIKQFMVELRNQGKCVISITHDMEEVTKADKVLVMNEGRLIRQGKPKDVFNSAAELQKIRLDIPFSLSLSTKVNGVTSTIDYQQLIEAIGKLWKK, encoded by the coding sequence ATGCTAAATACAAATAAACAAGCAGCTGCAAGCTTTCAAGGTGTTTATTTTTCTTACAGCGAATTACCATTAATTCGCAACCTCTCCTTTGATGTTTTCGAAGGGGAGTATGTTTGCATAGTTGGCCATAACGGCTCGGGTAAATCCACCATCTCGAAGCTGTTAACGGGCTTGTTAAAACCACAAGCGGGTACCATCAAAATCTTTGGTAAGACGATTTCGAGTGAAAACGTGACTTACCTACGCAACCACATTGGCATTATCTTCCAAAACCCCGATAACCAGTTTATTGGTATTACCGTGGAAGATGACATTGCTTTTGGACTGGAAAACCGCCGTTATACGCGCGAAAAGATGAAGAGCATCATTGAGGATGTAGCCCAACAAGCGGGAATAACGGAGTTATTGCAAAAAGAACCGCATAACCTTTCGGGTGGGCAAAAGCAACGCGTTGCCATTGCCTCGGTGTTAGCCTTAAACCCAGCCATCATTATCTTTGATGAGTCGACTTCGATGTTGGATCCTAAAGCGAAGCGTACCATTAAGCAGTTCATGGTGGAACTGCGCAACCAGGGCAAGTGTGTTATCTCCATTACCCATGACATGGAAGAGGTTACCAAAGCAGACAAGGTTTTGGTCATGAATGAAGGTCGTTTAATTCGTCAAGGTAAACCCAAGGATGTCTTTAACAGTGCAGCCGAATTGCAAAAAATCCGCTTGGATATTCCCTTTTCTTTAAGCCTTTCCACGAAGGTTAATGGTGTGACTAGTACAATAGACTACCAACAACTAATTGAGGCCATTGGTAAGCTATGAAAAAAATAG
- the pepF gene encoding oligoendopeptidase F yields MNNQYNWNLEVLLNGKSLADNFTELKQLSEQEKALYDGGACFQTKAKFTEFLQLQEKIEVLENRYSNFLSNKHAENSLDKTINDALFQYEMFKSEHALVFVDFEKNLFKHEKVIRAYLQDPALKQYQRDFELVWRNKKHQIDPASQKLLAQISPALNQADKIFNVLSTADLNLQPVVYKGKTYVINAVSDYQSLLENKDRGLREAAYKVWLEIYWPTRNTLSVSLVENYIQLETFAKLKKHPNYIAKTAFDDEIDVAFIDFVYEQVASFAPTFKAFQSLRKQIYKHVLKLDKAQPWDLSVPLFKASGDYTIEQAQTDALKILAPMGSEYLEVVKEAFRERWISWLPDKNKYTGAYSISNVKGLDHYFILMNFDKTRASLNTLVHELGHSVHSWYASKYQTQNLDPTIFYAEIASICNELLLCYHDIINYENRNPQQLIRSLMEQISHFFGATTRQLMFSQFEQDTLKLIQQNQKPDFKTLVEIYGKTAIKYQAANADAITKKLKQTKYQKSLAYITSIPHFYAGNFYVYKYAIGQVVGTLVGKKLSAGDSNMLAAYKRFLSSGSTLPPLETIKLLGIDLTQPEPWQEAHAELKRWIKLVQTAFKQLQHKKR; encoded by the coding sequence ATGAATAACCAATACAACTGAAACCTCGAAGTTTTACTAAATGGTAAGAGTTTAGCTGATAACTTTACCGAACTCAAACAACTCAGTGAGCAGGAAAAAGCACTTTACGATGGTGGTGCTTGCTTTCAAACCAAAGCTAAGTTCACCGAATTTTTACAACTACAAGAAAAGATTGAGGTCTTAGAAAACCGTTACAGCAATTTTTTGAGTAACAAGCACGCTGAAAACAGTTTGGACAAAACGATTAACGACGCTTTATTTCAGTACGAAATGTTTAAAAGTGAACATGCCTTGGTGTTTGTTGACTTTGAAAAGAACCTGTTTAAGCACGAAAAGGTGATTCGCGCATACCTCCAAGACCCTGCTTTAAAACAATACCAAAGGGATTTTGAACTAGTATGACGGAACAAGAAACACCAAATTGATCCCGCTAGTCAAAAGTTGTTAGCGCAAATTAGTCCGGCATTAAACCAAGCGGACAAGATCTTTAATGTGTTATCTACCGCTGACCTAAACCTCCAACCAGTCGTATACAAGGGTAAAACTTACGTTATTAACGCGGTTAGTGATTATCAAAGTCTCTTGGAAAATAAGGATCGTGGCCTGCGTGAAGCTGCTTACAAAGTGTGGTTGGAAATTTACTGACCCACACGCAATACCTTGAGTGTGAGTTTAGTGGAAAACTACATCCAATTAGAAACCTTTGCTAAGTTAAAGAAACACCCCAATTACATTGCCAAAACAGCTTTTGATGATGAAATTGATGTGGCTTTCATTGACTTTGTTTATGAGCAAGTGGCTAGCTTTGCCCCGACCTTTAAAGCCTTTCAAAGTTTAAGGAAGCAAATTTACAAGCACGTTTTAAAACTAGACAAAGCCCAACCTTGGGACTTGTCGGTACCGTTGTTTAAGGCTAGTGGTGACTACACCATTGAACAAGCCCAAACTGATGCGCTTAAGATATTAGCACCTATGGGTAGTGAATACCTGGAAGTGGTAAAGGAAGCCTTTCGGGAGCGCTGAATTTCCTGGTTACCCGATAAGAACAAGTATACCGGGGCTTACTCAATTTCCAACGTTAAGGGTTTAGATCATTACTTCATTTTGATGAATTTTGATAAAACCCGCGCTTCATTAAATACCCTAGTCCATGAATTGGGTCACAGTGTCCATTCTTGGTATGCATCTAAGTACCAAACGCAAAACTTGGATCCTACAATTTTCTATGCTGAAATTGCTTCCATTTGTAACGAATTACTGTTGTGTTACCACGATATTATTAACTATGAAAACCGCAATCCGCAGCAGTTAATCCGTAGTTTAATGGAACAAATTAGCCACTTCTTTGGCGCTACCACGAGACAGTTAATGTTCTCTCAGTTTGAACAAGACACCTTAAAGTTAATTCAGCAAAACCAAAAGCCTGACTTTAAGACCCTAGTGGAAATTTATGGTAAGACCGCCATTAAGTACCAAGCTGCTAATGCTGACGCTATTACGAAAAAGCTCAAGCAAACCAAGTACCAAAAGTCATTGGCTTACATTACCTCCATTCCGCATTTTTACGCTGGTAACTTCTATGTTTACAAGTACGCCATTGGTCAAGTTGTGGGTACCTTAGTTGGTAAAAAACTGAGTGCTGGTGACAGTAATATGCTCGCTGCTTACAAGCGCTTCTTGTCTTCAGGCTCCACCTTACCACCACTAGAAACAATTAAATTGTTAGGGATTGACCTTACCCAACCAGAACCGTGACAAGAAGCCCATGCGGAGTTAAAGCGCTGGATTAAACTAGTACAAACAGCCTTTAAACAGCTGCAACACAAAAAGCGCTAG
- the rplQ gene encoding 50S ribosomal protein L17, whose product MSYINKPGKTSAWRVMTVRQQVSAVLAYGKIETTLKKAKNTQKRLDKLITLAKVDNFNNRRQVKKWLLNTNLFDVDQLMDHLFSKVAPKYEKTPGGYSRVLKLGPRRGDATEMAILQLTDAKYK is encoded by the coding sequence ATGTCATACATTAATAAACCAGGTAAAACTAGTGCGTGAAGGGTCATGACCGTGCGCCAACAGGTAAGCGCTGTTTTGGCTTATGGCAAGATTGAAACAACCTTAAAGAAGGCCAAGAACACCCAAAAGCGTTTAGATAAGTTAATTACCTTAGCTAAAGTTGATAACTTTAATAACCGTCGTCAAGTCAAAAAGTGGTTGTTAAACACCAACTTGTTCGATGTTGATCAACTAATGGATCACTTGTTTAGCAAAGTTGCCCCTAAATACGAAAAAACCCCCGGTGGTTACAGCCGTGTTTTAAAATTAGGGCCACGTCGCGGAGATGCCACGGAAATGGCCATCTTGCAACTAACTGATGCTAAATACAAATAA
- a CDS encoding nucleoside monophosphate kinase, giving the protein MVMENKFLFLGAPGVGKGTLAKQVANTTGLFHLSTGDIFRSVMQEQGALSQTLAHYMNQGLYVPDELTNQTFWHFVTTHQNELHKGFILDGYPRTLNQLEFLQSKLQLDQVFHLKLSDPQVLVARILNRLVCPSCGSVYNKQSKPPLKANQCDRCHATLQARNDDTEAVILKRLTLYEDTVKPLIEAFTKQGILTVIEAQLPLEQQVNLVQQLVH; this is encoded by the coding sequence CTGGTAATGGAAAATAAGTTCTTGTTTTTAGGCGCTCCGGGTGTGGGTAAGGGTACACTAGCTAAGCAAGTAGCCAACACCACCGGATTGTTTCACCTTTCCACTGGTGACATCTTTCGCAGTGTGATGCAAGAGCAGGGTGCGTTGAGTCAAACGCTAGCGCACTATATGAACCAGGGTTTGTATGTCCCTGATGAATTGACTAACCAAACCTTTTGGCACTTTGTCACTACCCACCAAAATGAACTCCACAAGGGCTTTATCCTAGATGGGTATCCCCGTACCTTAAACCAACTCGAGTTTTTGCAAAGCAAGTTGCAATTAGACCAGGTGTTTCACCTTAAGCTAAGTGATCCCCAAGTGCTAGTAGCGCGGATCTTAAACCGTTTGGTTTGTCCTAGTTGTGGTAGTGTATACAACAAGCAGAGCAAACCACCATTGAAGGCCAATCAGTGTGATCGTTGCCATGCTACGTTACAAGCGCGCAATGATGACACGGAAGCGGTAATCTTAAAGCGTTTAACGCTTTACGAAGACACCGTTAAACCCTTAATTGAGGCCTTCACCAAGCAGGGCATTCTCACCGTCATTGAAGCCCAATTACCGCTCGAACAACAGGTCAATTTGGTTCAACAGTTAGTGCATTAA
- the rpoA gene encoding DNA-directed RNA polymerase subunit alpha — translation MEKFLKYEIKVNNEQARANPNYGIFEVGPLESGFGITIGNAMRRVLLSCIPGASVFALSISGAKQEFAAVEGMKEDVTEVVLNFKQLVVKISDLLFEDGEMVEPPLERWPLLTVTAEKAGPVYAKDLECPAGFEVVNKDLYLFSLQTDKKVTVNVYVKQGRGFVTFLENREMINSLGIIATDSNFSPVLHCGYEVQELKTSKQKITDHLTFKIATNGAISAVDAFAMAAKILIEHLNPIVNVNESIKALNIIQEKAEERRVRSFAKQIEELDFTVRTFNCLKRSGIHTLQELLSKSLADIREIRNLGKKSEREIIKKVHELGLKLRS, via the coding sequence ATGGAAAAGTTTTTAAAGTACGAAATAAAGGTAAATAACGAACAAGCACGCGCTAACCCCAACTACGGCATCTTTGAAGTTGGACCACTCGAATCGGGCTTTGGCATTACCATCGGTAATGCTATGCGCCGGGTGCTGTTGAGCTGTATTCCAGGTGCCAGTGTGTTTGCACTCTCAATTTCGGGTGCCAAGCAAGAGTTTGCTGCTGTGGAAGGGATGAAGGAAGATGTCACTGAAGTGGTGTTAAACTTCAAGCAATTGGTAGTGAAGATTTCTGACCTTCTGTTTGAAGATGGTGAAATGGTCGAACCACCACTAGAACGTTGACCATTGTTAACGGTAACAGCTGAGAAAGCGGGACCGGTGTATGCGAAGGACTTGGAGTGCCCAGCTGGCTTTGAAGTGGTCAACAAGGACTTGTACCTGTTCTCGTTGCAAACTGACAAAAAGGTAACAGTTAACGTGTATGTGAAACAAGGACGGGGGTTTGTTACTTTCTTGGAAAACCGTGAAATGATTAATTCTTTGGGGATTATTGCCACTGACTCGAACTTCTCCCCGGTATTACACTGTGGTTATGAAGTACAGGAATTGAAAACTTCCAAGCAAAAGATTACTGATCACTTAACTTTCAAAATTGCTACTAACGGTGCCATATCCGCTGTGGATGCCTTTGCAATGGCTGCAAAGATCTTGATCGAACACCTCAATCCGATTGTTAATGTCAACGAATCGATTAAGGCGTTGAATATTATCCAAGAGAAAGCCGAAGAACGCCGTGTCCGTTCGTTTGCGAAGCAAATTGAAGAGTTGGACTTTACCGTGCGTACCTTTAACTGTTTGAAGCGTAGTGGGATCCACACCTTACAAGAGTTGTTGTCCAAGTCATTAGCTGATATTCGTGAAATCCGTAACCTCGGTAAGAAATCGGAACGCGAAATTATTAAGAAGGTACACGAATTAGGACTCAAATTAAGATCTTAG
- the infA gene encoding translation initiation factor IF-1: MQPKFNNQAKQDKLVLTGKILEIIHGDKFRVLLENNVEVDAHLAGKMRMRRLRILPGDLVEVEFSPYDLKLGRIIGRK, from the coding sequence ATGCAACCAAAGTTTAATAACCAAGCAAAGCAGGACAAACTCGTCTTAACGGGCAAAATCTTGGAAATCATCCACGGTGACAAGTTTCGCGTGTTGTTGGAAAACAACGTTGAAGTAGATGCTCACTTAGCGGGCAAAATGCGAATGCGCCGGTTACGAATTTTACCGGGCGATTTAGTTGAAGTGGAATTTTCCCCTTATGATTTAAAGTTAGGTCGAATAATAGGTAGAAAATAA
- a CDS encoding energy-coupling factor transporter ATPase, producing the protein MKKIVELKNPLRDGEILSVSNLSCFFNEKTVHEVKVIDNFSYTFAKNKVYCIIGDSGSGKSTLVNHFNGLIKPAYGDIWVKDIYIGQKQRKIKDFKRLRKTISIVFQFPEYQLFKDTVEKDIMFGPIALGQSKNEARQKAAYYLEKMGLKYTFLERNPFELSGGQKRRVAIAGILAIEPEVLIFDEPTAGLDPEGEREMMRLIKDAKASGRTVFMITHQMENVLEVADEVLVLSKGQLVKSGDPYEVFMDEAFLAHTTIIMPPVIQVIKDLINLNPKFSCLLDFKPRNLDQLADAINNTIAHG; encoded by the coding sequence ATGAAAAAAATAGTTGAACTCAAAAACCCCTTAAGGGATGGAGAAATCCTCAGTGTTAGTAACCTTTCGTGCTTTTTTAACGAAAAAACAGTCCATGAAGTCAAGGTAATTGACAACTTTAGCTATACCTTTGCTAAAAATAAGGTCTACTGCATTATTGGTGACAGTGGTAGTGGTAAATCAACCTTAGTCAACCATTTTAATGGTTTAATAAAGCCCGCTTACGGAGATATTTGGGTCAAGGATATTTACATTGGTCAAAAGCAACGCAAAATTAAGGACTTTAAACGCTTGCGCAAAACAATTTCGATTGTCTTTCAGTTTCCCGAATACCAACTGTTTAAGGACACAGTGGAAAAGGACATTATGTTCGGTCCAATTGCTTTGGGTCAATCGAAAAACGAAGCACGCCAAAAGGCAGCTTACTACCTCGAAAAAATGGGGTTAAAGTACACTTTTTTAGAGCGCAATCCGTTTGAGTTGAGCGGGGGGCAAAAGCGCCGTGTAGCGATTGCTGGGATTTTAGCAATTGAACCCGAAGTTTTAATCTTTGATGAACCTACCGCTGGACTAGATCCTGAAGGGGAACGAGAAATGATGCGTTTAATTAAGGATGCTAAAGCTAGTGGTCGCACCGTCTTTATGATTACCCACCAAATGGAAAATGTTTTGGAAGTAGCGGATGAAGTGCTGGTGTTGTCCAAGGGCCAACTCGTTAAATCCGGTGATCCTTACGAAGTTTTTATGGATGAAGCATTTTTGGCACACACCACCATTATTATGCCTCCAGTCATTCAAGTTATCAAAGACCTAATTAACTTAAACCCGAAGTTTAGTTGTTTATTAGACTTTAAACCGCGCAACTTAGACCAGTTGGCGGATGCCATTAACAACACAATAGCTCATGGATAG